One Halobaculum roseum DNA window includes the following coding sequences:
- a CDS encoding plastocyanin/azurin family copper-binding protein — protein MTDYSRRQFLGALGAGTVASAGFTQPVAAQETPVVKMGNNYFDPIGLHVEPGTTVRFEIAAGAHSATAYPDRVPADATAFDSGTISQGSFEHTFEVPGTYDYYCIPHKTVGMVGRIVVGSPGGPAEDSPIPDGEVPDSETIVQNGAVAVGSDVDGSGSTDGGMMGPGMMHGRNGGWFGGLPFVGGALGMLGLVGGFLYWAMGRGDAPPESDDSAMETLQRRYARGEIDEEEFQKRRERLETGSEDPSR, from the coding sequence ATGACAGACTACAGTAGACGCCAGTTCCTGGGAGCGCTCGGTGCTGGCACAGTCGCGAGTGCGGGATTCACCCAACCAGTCGCCGCACAGGAGACGCCCGTCGTGAAGATGGGCAACAACTACTTCGACCCGATCGGGCTCCACGTCGAACCTGGCACGACCGTCCGCTTCGAGATAGCAGCCGGAGCTCACTCGGCGACGGCCTATCCGGACCGCGTTCCCGCCGACGCCACCGCCTTCGACAGCGGGACCATCTCGCAGGGGAGCTTCGAGCACACGTTCGAGGTGCCCGGAACGTACGACTACTACTGCATCCCTCACAAGACGGTCGGCATGGTCGGTCGCATCGTCGTTGGTAGCCCTGGCGGTCCAGCTGAAGACAGCCCGATCCCGGACGGCGAGGTCCCAGACAGCGAAACGATCGTCCAGAACGGCGCCGTTGCCGTCGGCTCGGACGTCGACGGCAGTGGGAGTACCGATGGCGGAATGATGGGTCCAGGGATGATGCACGGCCGGAACGGTGGATGGTTCGGTGGGCTGCCGTTCGTCGGCGGGGCACTCGGGATGCTGGGGCTGGTCGGCGGCTTCCTCTACTGGGCAATGGGTCGAGGCGATGCACCTCCAGAGAGTGACGATTCCGCTATGGAAACCCTCCAACGTCGTTACGCACGAGGCGAGATCGACGAAGAAGAGTTCCAGAAGCGTCGTGAACGGTTGGAGACTGGGAGTGAAGACCCATCTCGGTAA